From Cygnus atratus isolate AKBS03 ecotype Queensland, Australia chromosome 1, CAtr_DNAZoo_HiC_assembly, whole genome shotgun sequence, the proteins below share one genomic window:
- the LOC118257492 gene encoding coagulation factor X-like, with translation MAVMGHHGAVWLLPLVLLFLQTVQTVLSDTCKDNNGNCGQFCKDEDEGVVCSCVAGYALDDDNKTCVPVVKFPCGKLQRKHEVGREKVTASPDAHLKNEETTEAPIYHPEVTEEAGSLPSACPWQAVLVEKHGSWFCGGTILNEYFILTAAHCVTGSKELQVIVGTVDREEEEPSTATHRVEKIIPNAEFDSKSFDSDIALIKLSEPITFSEDVIPACLPEEDFANDVLMNQTFGIISGFGNIFEHTQPVKRMKVLQVPYVNRRTCKHALKHLVTRNMFCAGYNKDGQDACQGDGGGPHVTEYNGTYFVTGIISWGEGCGKEGKYGIYTKLSRFLPWVRSVMTQNS, from the exons ATGGCAGTGATGGGTCACCATGGAGCAGTGTGGCTTCTTCCCCTTgtcctccttttcctgcagaCGGTGCAGACAG TGCTATCAGACACGTGCAAGGACAACAATGGGAACTGTGGGCAGTTCTGCAAAGATGAAGATGAAGGAGTAGTATGTTCCTGTGTTGCTGGCTATGCTCTGGATGATGACAACAAAACCTGCGTTCCTGTAG TCAAGTTCCCATGTGGTAAACTTCAGAGAAAGCACGAAGTGGGTCGAGAAAAAGTTACAGCAAGTCCAGATGCTCATCTTAAAAATGAGGAAACCACTGAGGCCCCGATCTACCATCCTGAGGTAACAGAGGAGGCTGGCAGTTTACCCAGTGCGTGTCCATGGCAG gCAGTTCTGGTAGAGAAGCATGGTAGCTGGTTTTGTGGGGGGACAATCCTGAATGAGTATTTTATACTTACTGCAGCTCATTGCGTTACTGGTTCTAAGGAATTACAGGTTATCGTTG GGACGGTggacagagaagaggaagagccAAGTACTGCGACGCacagagtggaaaaaataattccaaatgcTGAATTTGATTCAAAATCTTTTGACAGTGACATAGCCCTTATCAAATTAAGCGAACCTATCACATTTTCTGAGGATGTTATCCCAGCATGCCTTCCAGAAGAAGACTTTGCTAATGATGTTCTGATGAACCAAACATTCGGAATTATCAGTGGCTTTGGGAACATCTTTGAACATACGCAGCCGGTCAAAAGAATGAAAGTGCTTCAGGTCCCTTACGTGAACAGGAGAACTTGCAAGCATGCCCTTAAACATCTAGTCACAAGAAACATGTTCTGTGCAGGTTATAATAAAGATGGACAAGATGCTTGCCAAGGAGATGGAGGAGGCCCCCATGTAACCGAATACAATGGCACTTACTTCGTTACTGGTATTATCAGCTGGGGAGAAGGGtgtggaaaagaaggaaaatatggaATATACACTAAATTGTCAAGGTTCTTACCATGGGTAAGAAGTGTTATGACACAAAACTCCTAA